A part of Paenarthrobacter sp. A20 genomic DNA contains:
- a CDS encoding GntR family transcriptional regulator yields the protein MLTAEDTNNTDRPLRESVRDALRSRIFEGHYAPGTRLVERDLAAEFNVSRLPIREALRMLRQEGLIRDRAGRGSEVSGLSPKDVEDLFDVRQSLEVLACRLAAKRATPENLKHLAGLLDEADRCLSKGSILEAHRANSEFHDAITNIANNDFLRSALEPLQGRMHWLFRHVSDLPELIQEHRDLYAAIASGDPDRAAAQSASHIGKYREQFPQDSSVNEPKLQRKKP from the coding sequence ATGCTGACAGCAGAAGACACGAACAACACTGACCGCCCCCTCCGGGAGTCCGTGCGTGACGCGCTCCGTTCCAGGATTTTCGAGGGGCACTACGCGCCCGGCACCCGGCTGGTGGAACGCGATCTCGCTGCCGAATTCAACGTCTCCCGCCTGCCCATCCGCGAAGCCTTGCGAATGCTGCGGCAGGAAGGCCTCATCAGGGACCGCGCGGGCCGCGGCTCCGAAGTCAGTGGCCTGAGCCCCAAGGACGTGGAGGACCTCTTTGACGTCCGCCAGTCCTTGGAAGTCCTCGCCTGCCGATTGGCAGCAAAAAGGGCAACGCCCGAGAACCTCAAGCATCTGGCCGGACTGTTGGACGAAGCTGATCGCTGCCTCTCCAAAGGCTCCATCCTCGAAGCCCACCGCGCCAACAGCGAATTCCACGATGCCATCACCAACATCGCCAACAATGACTTTCTCCGCTCCGCACTGGAACCCCTGCAGGGGCGCATGCACTGGCTGTTCCGCCACGTCAGCGACCTCCCGGAACTCATCCAGGAACACCGCGACCTCTACGCCGCCATCGCCAGTGGCGACCCGGACCGTGCCGCCGCCCAATCGGCGTCGCACATCGGCAAATACCGCGAGCAATTCCCGCAGGACTCCAGCGTCAACGAGCCCAAGCTGCAACGGAAGAAACCATGA
- a CDS encoding MFS transporter: MSLQNTDLEVQENEPTPGENGVQRRTNVRWKLFILLLVLVAVNYIDRGSISVALPIIQKEFNLPPELVGLLLSAFFWTYALMQIPVGWLIDKFGPRKMVTASCIGWGAATAASGFAGGFVSMFIARLGIGVTEAGVMPAGGKLNAIWMHKKERGRGATILDAGAPLGAGLGGILITWLIASTGSWRMSFIIAGAATILMGLAVWWYIRDNPRQHKGVNEAEAAYIEASHAEDDAEAAKEGAQGKRALLPYLKFRSFWAMCFGWLGFNGVFYGLLTWGPLYLAQAKGFDLKTIGWSTFVIFGAGFVGEILGGIIADKWRASGASANRVMRTLLGISSVVVVGGLVGVTVVADPITAVVLLSVVLFFLRWVGLFWSIPSILGGRTNAGVLGGAMNFSGNIAGFVTPIVVGLIVGATGSYTWALLYFVGSAVVMGISVLALDYNKRLPV; the protein is encoded by the coding sequence GTGTCTCTCCAAAACACCGACCTGGAAGTCCAGGAAAACGAACCAACACCCGGCGAGAACGGCGTGCAGCGCCGCACGAACGTTCGCTGGAAACTCTTCATCCTGCTTCTGGTCCTCGTCGCGGTCAATTACATCGACCGCGGCTCCATTTCCGTCGCCCTGCCCATCATCCAGAAGGAATTCAACCTGCCACCGGAGCTCGTCGGGCTCCTCTTGTCGGCCTTCTTCTGGACCTACGCCCTCATGCAAATCCCCGTCGGCTGGCTGATCGACAAGTTCGGCCCCCGCAAGATGGTCACCGCCTCCTGCATCGGCTGGGGCGCGGCGACTGCTGCCTCCGGTTTCGCCGGAGGGTTCGTGAGCATGTTCATCGCCCGACTTGGTATTGGCGTCACCGAAGCCGGCGTCATGCCTGCCGGTGGCAAACTGAACGCCATCTGGATGCACAAGAAGGAACGCGGCCGCGGAGCCACCATCCTCGACGCCGGAGCTCCCCTCGGCGCAGGCTTGGGAGGCATCCTCATCACGTGGCTGATTGCCTCCACCGGCAGCTGGCGCATGTCCTTCATCATCGCCGGTGCCGCAACCATCCTCATGGGTCTGGCAGTCTGGTGGTACATCCGCGACAACCCCCGTCAGCACAAGGGCGTCAACGAGGCAGAAGCAGCCTATATTGAGGCTTCACACGCCGAGGACGACGCCGAGGCCGCCAAGGAAGGCGCCCAAGGGAAACGAGCCCTCCTCCCCTACCTGAAATTCCGTTCCTTCTGGGCCATGTGCTTCGGCTGGCTTGGCTTCAACGGCGTCTTCTATGGCCTGCTGACCTGGGGCCCGCTGTACCTGGCCCAAGCCAAGGGCTTCGACCTAAAGACCATAGGCTGGTCCACATTCGTCATCTTCGGTGCGGGCTTCGTCGGCGAAATACTCGGCGGCATCATCGCCGATAAGTGGCGCGCCTCCGGCGCCTCCGCAAACCGCGTCATGCGCACCCTGCTGGGGATCTCCAGCGTCGTAGTGGTGGGCGGCCTCGTAGGCGTCACCGTAGTCGCAGACCCGATCACCGCCGTCGTGCTTCTCTCGGTAGTCCTGTTCTTCCTGCGCTGGGTAGGCCTTTTCTGGTCCATCCCGTCCATCCTGGGTGGGCGCACCAACGCCGGCGTCCTGGGTGGTGCCATGAACTTCAGCGGCAACATTGCCGGATTCGTCACCCCGATTGTGGTAGGCCTGATTGTCGGGGCCACCGGCTCCTACACCTGGGCCCTGCTGTACTTTGTTGGATCCGCGGTCGTCATGGGCATCTCAGTCCTGGCCCTGGATTACAACAAGCGACTCCCGGTCTAA
- a CDS encoding 4'-phosphopantetheinyl transferase superfamily protein, whose protein sequence is MSAQALPPGVGYLILPSVGLEAACSGVGGLDRFLSPEEKLTRRRFRTTADSRDYAASHVLLRLLAAHQLRLDPLAAPALDITRQCPGCDSTGHGRTVLPGMSLSLSRSRGLVMAAVGPESASVGADVERVPAELFDGFDDYVLNPPAAAFIGEADVQSRMRQWVAKEAVLKAAGIGLMVQPASVSLISGNDPAGRLLRAYCPDQPMVHGLDVYPVPAGSGHLAAVAARAYGPPLQRDAAEVLPASPDGRRSRHYL, encoded by the coding sequence GTGAGCGCCCAAGCCCTGCCGCCCGGCGTCGGCTACTTGATTCTGCCGTCCGTCGGCCTCGAGGCGGCGTGTTCCGGCGTCGGCGGCCTGGACCGTTTTCTGTCTCCGGAAGAAAAGCTCACACGACGACGGTTCCGCACCACGGCGGACAGCCGCGACTATGCAGCCTCGCATGTTCTGCTCCGCCTGCTTGCGGCGCACCAGTTGAGGCTGGACCCTCTTGCTGCCCCGGCATTGGATATCACCCGTCAGTGCCCGGGATGCGACAGCACGGGGCATGGGCGGACAGTCCTGCCGGGAATGTCACTCAGCCTGTCCCGGAGCCGCGGCCTGGTGATGGCAGCAGTGGGACCGGAGTCAGCCAGCGTCGGTGCCGACGTGGAACGCGTCCCGGCTGAGCTGTTCGACGGCTTTGACGACTACGTACTTAACCCCCCGGCGGCGGCTTTCATCGGCGAGGCCGACGTACAGTCAAGAATGCGTCAATGGGTTGCCAAAGAAGCTGTGCTGAAAGCCGCAGGAATTGGGCTCATGGTTCAGCCAGCCTCAGTGTCGTTGATTTCAGGCAATGATCCGGCCGGGCGTCTTCTTCGGGCCTATTGCCCGGATCAACCGATGGTGCACGGACTCGACGTTTACCCCGTCCCGGCAGGCTCCGGACACCTGGCTGCCGTCGCGGCCAGGGCTTACGGCCCGCCACTACAGCGGGATGCCGCTGAGGTGCTTCCTGCAAGCCCGGACGGCAGGCGCTCCAGGCATTACCTCTAG
- a CDS encoding ABC transporter permease produces the protein MSAITAAVRDSSVIAHRNLLNVLRTPGALVTGIVQPVMFVLLLGFVFGGSLGGDQYRSFLIGGILAQTLTFNASFTAVYLAKDLQLGLIDRFRSLPMSRVAAILGRTTSDLYTSIVSIAVTLLCGVAVGWRMNTGAVELLAALGVLLLFAFAVSWIGALIALTARSVEVAQSLGLVWLFPVTFVSGAFVSTASLPGPLRALAEWNPVTSVATAVRELFGNAAPSGFIAPGGWPAENALLYAVACSLAIIAVFAPLAIAKYRRISKL, from the coding sequence ATGAGCGCGATCACTGCCGCTGTCCGGGACAGTTCCGTCATTGCCCACCGCAACCTGCTCAACGTTCTACGAACCCCTGGGGCGCTGGTCACAGGAATCGTGCAGCCCGTCATGTTTGTCCTGCTTCTGGGTTTCGTCTTCGGCGGTTCCCTGGGCGGGGACCAGTACCGCAGCTTCCTCATCGGCGGCATTCTGGCCCAGACCTTGACGTTCAATGCATCTTTTACCGCTGTGTACTTGGCGAAAGATCTTCAGCTGGGGCTGATTGACCGTTTTCGGTCACTCCCCATGTCCCGAGTGGCGGCAATTTTGGGCCGCACCACCTCGGACCTGTACACGAGCATCGTTTCCATCGCGGTGACTTTGCTCTGCGGGGTCGCGGTCGGCTGGCGGATGAATACCGGGGCAGTGGAATTACTGGCGGCTTTGGGCGTCCTGCTGCTGTTCGCGTTTGCAGTGTCTTGGATCGGAGCGCTGATAGCCCTCACGGCGCGCAGCGTCGAAGTGGCCCAAAGTCTTGGTCTTGTGTGGCTTTTCCCCGTCACCTTCGTGTCCGGCGCTTTCGTTTCGACGGCGTCCCTGCCAGGTCCGTTGAGGGCCCTCGCCGAGTGGAATCCCGTGACGTCTGTGGCCACAGCCGTGCGTGAGCTCTTCGGAAATGCCGCCCCTTCCGGTTTCATTGCTCCCGGCGGATGGCCGGCCGAGAACGCACTGTTGTACGCCGTCGCGTGCAGCCTTGCCATCATCGCCGTGTTCGCTCCACTGGCGATCGCAAAGTACCGCCGCATCAGTAAGTTGTGA
- a CDS encoding ATP-binding cassette domain-containing protein: MIRLDNVRKSYGAFRALDGLTLTAGEGTVLGLLGPNGSGKTTTVKVLTTLLAPDSGDAWVAGHSVRHEPEQVRRNLGLSGQYAAVDEKLTAFENLHMVGRLYGMNRRNATARAHELLADFRLTDVAGKRAGAFSGGMRRRLDLAGAVVARPKVVVLDEPTTGLDPRGRLDTWDVVAGLVSQGTTVLLTTQYLEEADRLADHIAVINHGSVIAEGTATQLKDRAGSERVDITVRDGADLPVVSAVLAEATGGLAAPEVDPAALSVSVAAPGGHGVLVRVLAELDARSLAVAEASLRRPTLDDVFLQLTGGSQQPDNDASKEGVPA, from the coding sequence GTGATCCGCCTAGACAATGTGCGCAAGTCCTACGGCGCCTTCAGAGCCCTCGATGGCCTGACGCTCACCGCGGGCGAAGGGACTGTGCTGGGCCTGTTGGGCCCCAACGGCTCCGGCAAGACCACCACAGTCAAGGTGCTCACCACCCTGCTGGCACCGGATTCCGGAGATGCCTGGGTTGCTGGACATTCCGTCCGTCATGAGCCTGAACAGGTACGACGCAACCTGGGACTGTCCGGACAATACGCCGCTGTGGATGAGAAACTCACGGCCTTTGAGAACCTCCATATGGTGGGGCGCCTCTACGGCATGAACCGCCGGAACGCTACGGCCCGGGCCCACGAATTGCTGGCCGACTTCCGGCTCACGGACGTGGCCGGCAAACGTGCAGGGGCTTTCTCAGGCGGCATGCGGCGTCGCCTTGACCTTGCCGGTGCTGTGGTGGCCAGGCCTAAAGTTGTGGTGCTGGACGAACCCACCACCGGCCTGGACCCGCGGGGGCGGTTGGACACGTGGGACGTGGTGGCCGGCCTGGTGTCCCAAGGCACCACTGTGCTCCTGACCACCCAATACCTGGAAGAGGCGGACAGGCTGGCAGACCACATTGCCGTCATCAACCATGGCAGCGTGATCGCCGAGGGCACCGCCACCCAGCTCAAAGACCGTGCCGGTTCCGAGCGTGTGGACATCACTGTGCGTGATGGGGCAGACCTGCCAGTGGTCTCCGCGGTATTGGCGGAGGCCACCGGTGGCCTCGCCGCGCCGGAGGTGGATCCTGCCGCGCTGAGCGTCTCTGTAGCAGCGCCCGGTGGCCACGGGGTACTGGTGAGAGTCCTGGCCGAACTGGATGCCCGTTCCTTGGCCGTTGCCGAAGCGTCCCTGCGTCGTCCGACCTTGGACGACGTCTTCCTCCAGCTCACCGGTGGCAGCCAGCAGCCCGACAACGACGCCAGCAAGGAAGGAGTACCCGCATGA
- a CDS encoding MbtH family NRPS accessory protein codes for MTNPFDDTSATFSVLVNEYQQHSLWPSFAATPKGWVAMFGPDSREACLDYVSRTWTDMAPRKVAQLAASQ; via the coding sequence GTGACGAACCCGTTTGATGACACTTCAGCAACCTTCTCCGTCCTGGTGAACGAATACCAGCAGCACTCACTGTGGCCGTCATTCGCGGCCACTCCCAAGGGGTGGGTTGCCATGTTCGGCCCGGACAGCCGCGAAGCCTGTTTGGATTATGTGTCGCGGACGTGGACAGATATGGCTCCGCGCAAGGTTGCCCAGCTTGCCGCCAGCCAGTGA